The following are encoded in a window of Clostridium thermarum genomic DNA:
- a CDS encoding TetR/AcrR family transcriptional regulator → MNLKEKRKIETDNLKEQRKEEVVTAAIEIFKEKGIDNTKMTDIAEKAEVGVASVYRYFKTKFDLVLATATYLWREDIRGLYEQFYDTDFKKLSGLEQIRKILYISIDIYKQHPQYLSFLEYFDNYIVKEKVPAEKLESYEKSVIDMRRGIFEALEQGKKDGSIKADIDNNTFYITITHGLMSLSQKLILRGTILKSDYEVSGEDQIRLLVDMAVGYIRK, encoded by the coding sequence ATGAATCTAAAAGAAAAAAGAAAAATAGAAACAGATAACTTAAAAGAGCAGAGAAAAGAAGAAGTAGTCACAGCTGCCATAGAAATATTTAAAGAAAAAGGCATTGATAACACAAAGATGACGGATATAGCTGAAAAGGCTGAAGTTGGTGTTGCCTCAGTCTATAGATATTTTAAAACAAAATTTGATCTTGTCCTAGCTACGGCTACCTATTTATGGAGAGAAGATATAAGGGGGCTATATGAGCAGTTTTATGATACAGATTTTAAAAAACTTAGCGGCCTTGAACAAATTAGAAAAATACTATATATATCCATTGATATATATAAACAACACCCTCAATATCTGAGCTTCTTAGAGTACTTTGATAATTATATAGTAAAAGAAAAGGTACCGGCAGAGAAACTTGAGAGCTACGAAAAAAGCGTCATTGACATGAGGAGAGGTATTTTTGAGGCTTTGGAACAAGGAAAAAAAGATGGTTCTATAAAAGCTGATATAGATAATAATACTTTTTACATAACTATAACTCATGGGCTGATGAGCTTATCACAGAAACTAATTTTAAGAGGAACTATACTAAAGAGTGATTATGAAGTTTCCGGTGAGGATCAAATAAGACTTCTAGTTGATATGGCTGTAGGATATATAAGGAAATAA
- a CDS encoding tetratricopeptide repeat-containing diguanylate cyclase, with protein sequence MEENFDLLENDIIPLEEKAEEHFNNGQFKESAGCFSKLLDFYRNSADKTSIALMEKQLGKCYFYLADYTKSVEHYLQALMNYEKLGDIQNISECNYCLGTAYAHRGEIEKCFEYFTLALGGFTQSNSYEDLAKIHNAFGVIHINTGKLDDAYYHLSESLNYAVKANNTQAISNATSNLGLIHMENKEFDKALDNFHTSLSLEEKLGSKRGIAYINFRIAEAYMWKKDYAKSLEVANTSLEMQKSMENTYQVSNCYLLISNIYEEMENYKEALKNYKLYTSTQMQIYTEDNNKKVTELQKDYDLYKQEKEKEIYRLRNEELVEMNKKLTLAYDEIQRISTTDPLTGLLNRRGFTEYIDKSFPHWNENNSINSLLLLDLDNFKLINDTYGHSAGDIILKKTSEIISKVSNDLGICARWGGEELIIFLPNLNENEAVDVSNKIRLELSSVSFLFDNKAFAATVTIGISCGVNRSLEEHFEIADCNLYLGKKSGKNCVIV encoded by the coding sequence ATGGAAGAAAATTTTGATTTACTAGAGAATGATATTATCCCACTAGAGGAAAAAGCAGAGGAGCATTTTAATAATGGACAATTTAAAGAGTCTGCAGGCTGCTTTTCTAAATTACTTGATTTTTATAGAAATAGCGCAGATAAAACTAGCATTGCTCTTATGGAAAAGCAGTTAGGAAAATGCTATTTTTATCTTGCAGACTACACAAAATCTGTAGAGCATTACCTACAAGCCTTAATGAACTACGAGAAACTTGGAGATATTCAAAACATATCGGAATGTAACTATTGTCTAGGTACAGCCTATGCTCACAGGGGTGAAATTGAAAAATGCTTTGAGTACTTTACCCTTGCTCTTGGTGGCTTTACTCAGTCAAATAGCTATGAAGATTTGGCTAAAATTCATAACGCCTTTGGAGTAATACATATAAATACCGGCAAATTAGATGACGCTTATTATCACCTTTCTGAATCGTTAAACTATGCAGTAAAGGCCAATAATACCCAAGCTATATCCAATGCAACTTCTAATTTAGGATTGATCCATATGGAGAATAAGGAATTTGATAAAGCCTTAGATAACTTCCATACTTCCTTAAGTTTAGAAGAAAAGCTTGGCTCCAAAAGAGGTATTGCTTATATTAATTTTAGAATTGCAGAAGCATATATGTGGAAGAAGGATTATGCAAAAAGTTTAGAAGTGGCTAATACATCCCTGGAAATGCAAAAGTCTATGGAAAATACCTACCAGGTATCAAATTGTTATTTACTTATATCCAACATATATGAGGAAATGGAAAATTATAAGGAAGCCTTAAAAAACTATAAATTGTATACAAGCACCCAAATGCAGATTTACACTGAAGACAATAATAAAAAGGTCACAGAACTCCAAAAGGACTATGACTTATACAAGCAAGAAAAAGAAAAGGAAATTTATAGACTGCGAAATGAAGAACTAGTGGAAATGAATAAAAAGCTAACGCTAGCCTACGATGAGATACAACGAATTTCTACTACAGATCCTCTCACTGGACTTTTAAATAGAAGAGGTTTTACTGAGTATATTGATAAGTCCTTCCCTCACTGGAATGAAAATAACAGCATAAACTCTTTGCTTTTATTGGACTTAGATAACTTCAAGTTAATTAATGATACCTATGGCCACAGCGCCGGTGATATAATTTTAAAGAAAACCTCAGAAATTATATCAAAGGTTTCAAATGACCTTGGTATTTGTGCAAGGTGGGGCGGTGAAGAGTTGATCATATTTTTACCTAATCTAAATGAAAATGAGGCCGTCGACGTATCAAATAAAATAAGGCTAGAGTTATCCAGTGTAAGCTTTCTATTTGATAATAAAGCTTTCGCTGCTACCGTTACCATTGGAATAAGCTGTGGTGTTAATAGGTCCTTAGAGGAACATTTTGAAATTGCTGACTGCAACCTCTACTTAGGTAAGAAGTCCGGAAAAAACTGTGTTATTGTATAA
- a CDS encoding IS91 family transposase produces the protein MNKITIKMILEHKWYEFKDKLSYRLPKDMREHIFNVVEKSLHCGEINKGYAEYMCFNCGESIKVGFTCKSKFCVKCGRLYTLKWVEKQQENMLNVVHRHSVFTIPEELRNYFYKRREMLKDLMDGVYQVIDYWYKKHKGKSYEVGVIAVIHTFGRDLKWNPHVHALVTEGAINNKYSWWKPVEYIPYEYLRKSWQKIVLDIIKKYFKDYKTRKLISTLYRVYKDGFYVNADRALTDMKKATKYIGRYLARAAIAEYRIESYDGENVTFWYEDHDTGEHIKVTLDVLTFIGKLVQQIHKKGFKCVRRYGLYSRKKNALAKEIIHLYKFVKQLKISDILNRKKKQEKKRWKQRIIETFDRNPLECRKCKKEMELWKIWHDDYGLIYDIRESTYKEDKPDGSNRRILLRTQSNRERNCVQISMPQVRFRRVGPSLCGR, from the coding sequence ATGAATAAGATAACCATAAAAATGATTCTGGAACATAAATGGTATGAATTCAAAGATAAGTTATCATATAGATTGCCTAAAGATATGCGAGAGCATATCTTTAATGTCGTTGAAAAATCTCTTCATTGTGGAGAAATTAATAAAGGTTACGCTGAGTACATGTGTTTCAATTGTGGAGAGAGTATTAAAGTAGGGTTCACTTGTAAAAGTAAGTTCTGTGTGAAATGTGGAAGGCTATACACGCTGAAATGGGTAGAAAAGCAGCAAGAGAATATGCTAAATGTAGTACATAGACATAGCGTATTTACTATACCTGAGGAACTTAGAAATTATTTTTATAAAAGAAGAGAGATGCTTAAAGACCTGATGGACGGAGTCTATCAAGTAATTGACTATTGGTACAAAAAACATAAGGGCAAGAGTTATGAGGTGGGTGTAATAGCGGTAATTCATACTTTTGGACGAGACTTAAAATGGAATCCTCATGTGCATGCACTTGTTACGGAAGGGGCTATTAACAATAAATATAGCTGGTGGAAGCCGGTAGAATATATACCATATGAATACCTAAGGAAGTCTTGGCAAAAAATTGTTTTAGATATCATAAAGAAATATTTTAAGGATTATAAAACTAGAAAATTAATTAGTACCTTGTACAGGGTATATAAAGATGGTTTTTATGTTAATGCAGACAGAGCCCTTACAGATATGAAAAAAGCCACTAAATACATAGGGAGATATCTTGCAAGAGCTGCGATAGCAGAGTATAGAATTGAAAGCTATGATGGTGAGAATGTAACCTTTTGGTACGAAGACCATGATACCGGTGAACATATAAAAGTTACATTGGATGTATTAACGTTCATTGGAAAGCTGGTACAACAAATTCATAAAAAAGGCTTTAAGTGCGTTAGAAGGTATGGTCTATATTCAAGGAAGAAAAATGCTTTGGCTAAAGAAATAATACACTTGTATAAGTTTGTTAAACAGTTAAAGATTTCAGATATTCTAAATAGAAAAAAGAAACAAGAAAAAAAGAGGTGGAAGCAGAGAATAATAGAGACTTTTGATAGAAATCCATTAGAATGCAGAAAGTGTAAAAAAGAAATGGAATTATGGAAAATCTGGCATGATGACTATGGTTTGATATATGATATAAGGGAATCAACCTATAAGGAGGATAAACCAGATGGATCCAATAGACGAATATTATTACGAACTCAATCCAATAGAGAAAGAAATTGTGTACAAATATCAATGCCGCAAGTGCGGTTTCGAAGAGTGGGCCCCAGCCTTTGTGGTAGATGA
- a CDS encoding glycoside hydrolase family 36 protein, whose amino-acid sequence MFEHRKFEITYYSGQNFKTKLFNNNFSNEDFRAVISFETDSLYKKLILEICPHKEIRIEDLRMTIEFSYNSNQRVYVNGYQSWTDSREFFIDEKINGISRFAAPIMKKYQFDKYGDYSFKKYTKKSGEFHGFTYSYIREKENFKLIGSLSERNGYTIIEHFTKKDKIVINKECKGLHIKEKYTAYELVWIEGYEDEVFDSYFNLMNINKPRCKAMTGWTSWYNYYQDINEEIILENLNNFKAYDKTIDIFQIDDGYQTAVGDWLSIDSGKFPRGMKYIADSIKEKGYKAGIWLAPFACETNSEIYKNKKHWILKDNNGELVMAGSNWSGFYALDIHNLEVKQYIKNVFRVILEDWGYDLVKLDFLYAVCLVPTKYKTRGQIMCEAMEFLRECVGDKLILGCGVPLGPSFGLVDYCRIGCDVGLDWDDKFFMRFLHRERISTLNAITNSIGRRHLDGRAFLNDPDVFLLREDNMRLTEVQRKTLSAVNSIFGSLIFTSDNIKKYDEKKHSLFDNIMNLEEKKIHKVEWHRKGLVQAYFSRGGKEYMLLVNLTGCKINYQSEVTTIKEVFLDRKETVEVSGSKLELQAYETRLFSVRRK is encoded by the coding sequence ATGTTTGAACACAGGAAATTTGAAATCACCTATTATTCAGGACAAAACTTTAAAACTAAATTATTTAATAATAATTTTTCCAATGAAGATTTTAGGGCTGTCATAAGCTTCGAAACTGACAGCCTATATAAGAAATTAATATTAGAGATATGTCCTCATAAGGAAATAAGGATAGAAGACCTACGGATGACTATAGAGTTTTCATATAACAGTAATCAAAGAGTATATGTTAATGGATATCAATCTTGGACAGACAGTAGAGAATTTTTTATAGATGAAAAGATTAATGGCATATCAAGGTTTGCAGCACCCATAATGAAAAAGTATCAGTTTGATAAGTATGGCGATTATTCTTTTAAAAAGTACACAAAGAAATCAGGAGAATTCCACGGTTTCACTTATTCTTATATAAGGGAAAAGGAGAATTTTAAACTTATAGGCTCTCTATCCGAAAGGAATGGCTACACTATAATAGAGCATTTTACTAAGAAGGATAAAATTGTAATAAACAAAGAGTGTAAGGGGCTTCATATTAAAGAAAAATACACTGCCTATGAGCTTGTTTGGATTGAAGGCTATGAGGATGAGGTTTTTGATAGCTATTTTAATCTAATGAATATAAACAAGCCTCGCTGTAAAGCCATGACTGGTTGGACGAGTTGGTATAACTATTATCAAGATATAAATGAAGAAATAATCCTAGAGAATCTTAACAATTTTAAGGCCTATGATAAAACCATTGATATATTCCAAATTGATGATGGATATCAGACTGCTGTAGGAGATTGGCTTTCTATAGATTCAGGTAAATTTCCTAGGGGGATGAAGTATATTGCTGATAGCATAAAGGAAAAGGGGTATAAAGCCGGTATTTGGCTTGCCCCCTTTGCTTGTGAAACCAATTCTGAAATTTATAAGAATAAAAAGCATTGGATATTAAAGGACAACAACGGAGAATTAGTAATGGCCGGCAGCAATTGGAGCGGCTTTTACGCCTTAGATATACACAATCTGGAAGTTAAACAGTATATAAAAAATGTATTCAGGGTAATTTTAGAGGATTGGGGCTATGACTTGGTTAAGCTAGACTTCCTATATGCAGTTTGTCTAGTACCAACCAAGTATAAAACCAGGGGACAAATTATGTGTGAAGCTATGGAGTTTTTACGTGAATGTGTAGGGGATAAGCTTATACTAGGCTGCGGCGTGCCCCTAGGACCATCCTTTGGTTTAGTGGATTACTGCAGAATTGGCTGCGATGTTGGTTTAGACTGGGATGACAAATTTTTCATGAGGTTTCTTCATAGAGAAAGAATATCTACTTTGAATGCTATAACAAATTCTATAGGAAGAAGACACCTGGATGGAAGGGCTTTTTTAAATGATCCGGATGTGTTTCTCCTGCGAGAGGATAATATGAGGCTTACAGAAGTGCAAAGAAAGACTCTTTCTGCAGTTAATAGTATTTTTGGAAGTCTTATATTTACCTCTGACAATATAAAGAAGTATGATGAAAAGAAACATAGCCTTTTTGATAACATAATGAATTTAGAAGAGAAAAAAATTCATAAGGTTGAATGGCATAGAAAAGGTTTGGTACAGGCTTACTTCAGCAGGGGGGGAAAGGAATATATGCTGCTGGTTAATTTAACCGGCTGTAAAATTAATTATCAAAGTGAAGTAACAACAATTAAAGAAGTTTTTCTTGATAGAAAAGAAACTGTTGAAGTATCAGGCAGTAAGTTGGAACTTCAGGCCTATGAGACTAGATTATTTTCAGTAAGGAGGAAGTAG
- a CDS encoding MFS transporter, translating to MKEKLPLSKQISYSLGQFGWSLLSGLVGNYLVFYYIPTEKSGIQVTIPQVTMLGFLTIIGFIMMMGRFADAVTDPWIATLSDRSKSKRGRRISFMQKSAIPFAVFTVLVFWNPIKGESTLNAIFLTATLLLYYLFMTMYVTPFLALLSEIGHTPNERLNLSTYISVTWFLGFAVSSQAPMLWNVFINMGYGKEVSMRMAFSVFAIIGLILLLVPVFTIDEKRYCESVPSELKMIESIKATFRNREFKVFVVSDLVYWLALTIFQSALLYYVTVLLDKPEEMLGFLLIVLGVGSFVFYVPVNFLAKKFGKKKLLAMAFIMFVVAYVYGSFLGKLPIPATVQAYILVFITSIPMAIFGILPNVVIADIAEYDAIKTGIRREGIFFGTRTFMSKIGQMLSMVIISGLLLLKKNGSNEIGIRLTAVFAAVFCVAGLILLLMYNEDKILKGITKEEV from the coding sequence ATGAAAGAAAAATTACCGCTATCAAAACAAATATCTTATTCCTTAGGACAGTTTGGATGGTCCTTATTGTCTGGATTAGTAGGAAATTATCTGGTTTTCTACTACATACCGACTGAAAAGTCCGGTATACAAGTCACTATACCGCAGGTGACTATGTTAGGCTTTTTAACCATTATCGGCTTCATAATGATGATGGGCAGATTTGCTGATGCTGTAACGGATCCATGGATTGCAACCTTAAGCGACAGGTCCAAGTCAAAACGTGGGAGAAGAATTTCCTTTATGCAAAAATCTGCTATTCCCTTTGCGGTATTTACAGTTTTAGTTTTCTGGAATCCAATAAAGGGAGAGAGTACACTAAATGCAATTTTTCTAACAGCTACACTGCTATTATATTATTTATTTATGACAATGTATGTAACTCCTTTCCTGGCATTATTATCAGAAATAGGTCACACTCCTAATGAAAGACTAAACCTTTCTACTTATATATCTGTAACCTGGTTCTTAGGGTTTGCGGTTTCTTCTCAAGCCCCAATGCTATGGAATGTCTTTATAAATATGGGCTATGGTAAGGAAGTTTCCATGAGAATGGCCTTCTCGGTTTTCGCTATAATAGGACTTATCCTTCTTTTAGTACCTGTATTCACCATAGATGAAAAAAGGTATTGTGAGTCTGTGCCTTCAGAACTAAAAATGATCGAATCTATAAAAGCTACCTTTAGAAATAGAGAATTCAAAGTTTTTGTTGTTTCAGACCTAGTATATTGGTTGGCTCTGACAATATTTCAAAGCGCTTTACTGTATTATGTAACGGTTTTACTAGACAAGCCTGAGGAAATGCTGGGATTCTTACTGATTGTACTGGGAGTTGGGTCCTTTGTATTCTATGTTCCAGTTAATTTCTTAGCTAAGAAATTTGGTAAAAAGAAGCTTCTAGCGATGGCTTTCATTATGTTTGTTGTGGCGTATGTATACGGTTCCTTCCTTGGAAAACTACCTATACCGGCCACAGTCCAGGCTTATATATTAGTATTTATAACTTCAATACCAATGGCCATCTTTGGAATACTTCCTAATGTAGTAATTGCAGATATTGCAGAATATGATGCAATAAAGACCGGAATAAGAAGGGAAGGCATATTCTTTGGTACAAGAACCTTTATGTCTAAGATTGGACAGATGCTTTCCATGGTTATAATAAGTGGACTGCTGCTCCTAAAGAAAAATGGCAGCAACGAAATAGGAATACGCTTAACAGCAGTATTTGCTGCTGTGTTCTGTGTTGCAGGACTGATTTTACTGCTTATGTATAACGAAGACAAAATTCTAAAGGGTATAACTAAAGAAGAGGTATAG